In Candidatus Gastranaerophilales bacterium, a single genomic region encodes these proteins:
- the lysS gene encoding lysine--tRNA ligase, which produces MQESNETATQQTDRIRNTRIQKLADLADKGINPYPYSFDKNISAHVLQEKYKDLPAGEDTQDSYAVAGRIMAMRNSGMFIDLMDDSGKVQIFCHKENMGQDKFKTLKLVDIGDVIGFYGTVRRTPRGELSIKANDYKLLSKALKPLPEKFHGLTDVELRYRQRYVDLIMNEDSKDKLKKRSLIVQKFREYLTKQGFLEVETPMLHPQASGANAKPFITHHNALDMDMVLRIAPELYLKRLIVGGISEKIFEINRSFRNEGIDTRHNPEFTMMELYQAYVDYNEMMALVENLVSSVAQDVLGTMKIPYGDKEIDLTPPWDRKTMLGAIKEYTGVDFNDYYTKEEASEKAEELGIDVSDCDSWGKVLDAIFEEKVEPHLIQPIHIIDYPRDISPLAKVHRDNPRLTERFESRINGWEICNAFSELTDPIDQRNRFEAQARAKAAGDEEACDIDEDFINALEYGMPPAGGLGVGIDRIVMLLTNSPTIRDVIAFPTMKQK; this is translated from the coding sequence ATGCAAGAATCTAACGAAACAGCAACCCAACAAACAGACAGAATCAGAAATACCAGAATACAAAAATTAGCAGATTTGGCTGATAAAGGCATAAATCCGTATCCGTATTCATTTGATAAAAATATAAGTGCCCATGTTTTGCAAGAAAAATATAAAGACTTGCCTGCAGGGGAAGATACTCAAGACTCTTACGCTGTTGCTGGCAGGATTATGGCAATGAGAAATTCCGGCATGTTCATTGACTTGATGGATGATTCAGGGAAAGTCCAAATATTTTGTCATAAAGAAAATATGGGGCAAGATAAATTTAAAACATTAAAACTCGTTGATATCGGCGATGTTATTGGCTTCTACGGTACTGTAAGAAGAACTCCTAGAGGCGAGTTGAGCATAAAAGCTAACGACTATAAATTGCTATCAAAAGCATTGAAACCACTACCTGAAAAGTTTCATGGATTGACTGATGTTGAACTTCGTTATCGCCAAAGATATGTGGATTTGATTATGAACGAAGATTCTAAAGACAAATTGAAAAAAAGAAGCTTAATTGTTCAAAAATTCAGAGAATATTTGACAAAGCAAGGCTTTTTAGAAGTTGAAACGCCTATGCTTCATCCTCAAGCAAGCGGAGCTAATGCAAAACCTTTTATTACTCATCATAACGCTCTTGATATGGATATGGTTTTGAGAATTGCTCCTGAACTATATTTGAAGAGATTAATTGTTGGCGGAATATCTGAAAAAATCTTTGAAATAAACAGAAGTTTTAGAAACGAAGGTATTGATACTCGTCATAACCCGGAATTTACTATGATGGAGCTTTATCAAGCATATGTTGACTATAACGAAATGATGGCGTTGGTTGAAAATCTTGTTTCTTCTGTGGCACAAGATGTTTTAGGCACAATGAAAATTCCTTATGGCGATAAAGAAATCGATTTGACTCCGCCTTGGGATAGAAAAACAATGCTTGGTGCTATTAAAGAATATACAGGTGTCGATTTTAATGACTATTATACAAAAGAAGAAGCTTCTGAAAAAGCTGAAGAACTCGGCATTGATGTTTCAGATTGCGATAGCTGGGGAAAAGTTCTTGATGCTATTTTTGAAGAAAAAGTTGAGCCTCATTTGATTCAACCTATTCATATTATCGATTACCCGAGAGATATATCTCCATTGGCAAAAGTCCACAGAGATAACCCGAGATTGACTGAAAGATTTGAATCTCGTATCAACGGTTGGGAAATTTGTAACGCATTTTCTGAACTTACTGACCCGATTGATCAAAGAAATCGATTTGAAGCACAAGCAAGAGCAAAAGCAGCAGGTGATGAAGAAGCATGTGATATTGATGAAGATTTTATTAATGCTTTGGAATACGGCATGCCTCCTGCAGGTGGTTTGGGTGTAGGCATTGACAGGATTGTAATGTTGCTTACTAATTCCCCTACAATTCGCGACGTTATTGCTTTTCCGACCATGAAACAAAAATAA
- the aroF gene encoding 3-deoxy-7-phosphoheptulonate synthase: MLIIMKPLAKDEQIEKVIAFIKKKGFDAHVSHGEIHTVIGAVGGKIIDPRDIELIEGVEEVIRISSPYKLVSRVFQQNDTVIEINGVKFGDNNIGVIAGPCTIETYEQMDAVAKKLSSYGVKILRGGAFKPRTSPYAFQGLGEEGLHIIRKVADKYNMAVTCEVMEISQIPLFLEYVDILQVGARNMQNFNLLRELGTINKPVIIKRGLSATIQEWLMAAEYIMAGGNREVILCERGIRTYEKATRNTLDLSAIPVVKKLSHLPVIVDPSHATGLRDSVPPMSKASVAGGCDGLIIEVHDDPENALCDGAQSLFPQGFEKLYNEIKQIAPIVGKKII, from the coding sequence ATGTTAATCATAATGAAGCCATTGGCTAAAGACGAACAAATTGAAAAAGTTATTGCTTTTATCAAGAAAAAAGGGTTTGACGCACATGTTTCTCACGGTGAAATACATACGGTAATCGGAGCTGTCGGGGGGAAAATAATTGACCCGAGAGATATCGAGCTTATTGAAGGCGTTGAAGAAGTAATTAGGATTAGCTCTCCATACAAACTTGTTAGCCGTGTTTTTCAGCAAAACGATACAGTTATAGAAATCAATGGAGTTAAATTCGGAGATAACAATATAGGTGTAATAGCCGGTCCCTGCACGATTGAGACCTACGAGCAAATGGACGCTGTAGCCAAAAAACTTTCATCTTATGGTGTTAAGATATTACGTGGCGGTGCTTTTAAACCAAGAACCTCTCCTTATGCCTTTCAAGGATTGGGAGAAGAAGGGCTTCACATAATAAGAAAAGTCGCTGATAAATATAATATGGCTGTTACATGCGAAGTCATGGAAATATCTCAAATTCCTTTATTCCTTGAATACGTAGATATTTTGCAAGTGGGTGCAAGAAACATGCAAAACTTCAACCTTTTAAGAGAACTCGGAACAATTAACAAACCTGTTATTATAAAAAGAGGTCTTAGTGCAACTATTCAAGAGTGGCTAATGGCAGCAGAATATATTATGGCAGGAGGAAACCGAGAGGTTATTCTTTGCGAAAGAGGTATAAGAACCTACGAAAAAGCGACAAGAAATACCCTCGACCTATCAGCAATACCCGTCGTTAAGAAATTAAGCCACTTGCCTGTAATCGTTGACCCCAGTCACGCTACCGGATTAAGAGATAGCGTGCCTCCAATGAGTAAAGCTTCTGTCGCAGGAGGTTGTGACGGTTTAATAATAGAAGTCCACGACGACCCTGAAAACGCTTTGTGCGATGGAGCTCAATCTTTATTCCCGCAAGGCTTTGAAAAACTCTACAACGAAATAAAACAAATTGCTCCTATAGTCGGCAAAAAAATAATTTAA
- the der gene encoding ribosome biogenesis GTPase Der, translated as MSQRPIVAVVGRPNVGKSTFVNRLTGNRNAIVDDIAGVTRDRIYFDVEWQNKEFTVIDTGGIIPGDEDEIMLNIFTQAKVACEEADSIVFLVDGKEGINPIDYDIANILRRSGKPIYLAVNKIDSPERMAMTADFYELSLGEPHAVSALHGSGGVGDLLDEITQNFEIVEDEEKSNTIKIAIVGKPNAGKSSIINALLGKDRVIVSDVSGTTRDSINSKVKYENQEFTLVDTAGIRKKAKVDWGIEKFAVDRAIRAIRDCDIAVLVIDATDGITDQDKKISSLVVEAGKGLIVAINKWDLIENKETTTINKFEKELEHEVPFLSFAPKIFISAKTKQRLVSIYKEAVKVYEQCNKRVSTSILNRVLLDALAINPPTTYKGKRLRILYATQVKTAPPTFVLFVNNEDLLKDSYKRYLENRLREAFGFFGTPIRLSAREKQGKEK; from the coding sequence ATGTCACAAAGACCCATAGTAGCAGTCGTCGGAAGACCAAATGTCGGAAAATCGACTTTTGTAAATCGCCTTACAGGTAACAGAAACGCCATAGTGGATGATATCGCAGGAGTCACTCGTGATAGAATTTATTTTGATGTCGAATGGCAAAATAAAGAATTTACCGTCATTGACACAGGCGGCATAATCCCTGGCGATGAAGATGAAATTATGCTAAATATCTTCACTCAAGCAAAAGTAGCCTGCGAAGAAGCTGACTCTATTGTATTTTTAGTTGATGGAAAAGAAGGTATCAACCCCATCGATTATGATATAGCTAATATCTTAAGAAGAAGCGGTAAGCCAATCTATCTTGCAGTCAACAAAATTGACTCTCCTGAAAGAATGGCTATGACTGCAGATTTCTACGAGCTTTCTCTTGGTGAACCTCACGCAGTTTCGGCATTGCACGGCTCTGGTGGTGTGGGAGATTTGCTCGATGAAATAACACAAAATTTCGAAATTGTTGAAGATGAAGAAAAATCTAACACTATTAAAATCGCTATAGTAGGAAAACCTAATGCGGGAAAATCTTCTATTATAAACGCCTTACTAGGTAAAGACCGTGTTATTGTATCTGATGTTTCAGGTACAACAAGGGATTCTATCAACTCAAAAGTCAAGTACGAAAACCAAGAATTTACTCTAGTTGATACCGCAGGCATAAGGAAAAAAGCCAAAGTTGATTGGGGCATAGAAAAATTTGCCGTAGATAGAGCAATTAGAGCCATTCGTGACTGCGATATCGCCGTCCTCGTAATAGACGCAACTGACGGCATCACCGACCAAGACAAAAAAATCTCAAGTCTTGTCGTAGAAGCAGGCAAAGGTCTAATCGTTGCCATCAACAAATGGGATTTAATTGAAAATAAAGAAACTACTACCATCAATAAATTTGAAAAAGAACTTGAACATGAAGTTCCTTTCTTGAGCTTTGCACCTAAAATATTTATAAGTGCAAAAACAAAACAAAGACTTGTAAGCATTTACAAAGAAGCTGTAAAAGTATATGAACAATGCAACAAAAGAGTTTCTACAAGTATTTTAAACAGAGTTCTTTTAGATGCACTTGCTATAAACCCGCCAACTACATACAAAGGCAAAAGGTTACGTATCCTTTATGCAACGCAAGTGAAAACAGCTCCACCTACATTCGTTCTATTTGTAAATAATGAAGATCTTTTAAAAGACAGTTATAAAAGATATTTGGAAAACCGTTTAAGAGAGGCTTTCGGATTCTTCGGAACTCCAATCAGATTGTCAGCTAGAGAAAAACAAGGAAAAGAAAAATGA
- a CDS encoding NADP-dependent malic enzyme, with protein sequence MTLYKSIKITPKIYVEDKETLALVYTPGVAASCLEISKDEEKSFDYTNRENSVAVIAFDYSEALKRAIFLKSTLGIDAYPLELKECPIDKIKFVVENIEPTFCAIDLSLIKEDVADVTFDVKIPVLTSNVPDLKKFFLCVSKNLFMFDINKLEGTTSKKSLDLRLKAGGVIETELSENEHIKPVAIASDGSAVLGLGNIGGLAGLPVMEGKAVLFSSLGDVSAMPLCFKTQNPKEVIELILLLENSFSAVNLEDICAPNCFEVENTLIEKANIPIFHDDQHGTAIVVLAALLNAVSVANKKIDEIKIAFSGAGAAAIAVTKLLLAAGVKDITLCDINGAIYKGRKENNSSLEEIAEVTNKSNINGTLKDVIKNADVFIGLSAPDLVTKEMIKSMAKKPIIFALANPTPEILPSKALEYGAFIAASGRSDFPNQVNNSLAFPGLFKGVLDNNVIKITTEMKLNCSFAIASLIKDSELSQEYIIPDALDPQVAKIVAENICVQ encoded by the coding sequence ATGACTTTATACAAAAGTATTAAAATTACCCCTAAAATATATGTCGAAGATAAAGAAACTCTTGCACTCGTTTACACTCCCGGAGTTGCTGCTTCTTGCTTGGAAATTTCAAAAGATGAAGAAAAATCTTTTGACTATACCAATAGAGAAAACTCGGTAGCCGTAATCGCTTTCGACTACTCTGAAGCACTAAAAAGAGCTATATTTTTAAAAAGCACTCTTGGAATTGATGCTTACCCTTTAGAATTAAAAGAATGCCCGATTGATAAAATAAAATTTGTTGTCGAAAATATAGAACCAACTTTTTGTGCTATAGATTTAAGCCTTATTAAAGAAGATGTTGCAGACGTTACCTTTGATGTTAAAATACCTGTTTTAACGTCAAATGTACCCGATTTAAAAAAATTCTTCTTATGCGTTTCAAAAAATTTATTTATGTTTGACATTAATAAACTTGAAGGAACAACCTCAAAAAAATCTTTAGATTTAAGACTCAAAGCAGGTGGAGTTATTGAAACTGAATTATCAGAAAATGAGCATATTAAACCGGTCGCAATTGCCTCAGATGGCTCTGCCGTATTAGGCTTAGGCAACATTGGAGGACTCGCAGGTCTTCCCGTAATGGAAGGTAAAGCGGTTCTGTTCAGCTCTCTTGGTGATGTTAGTGCGATGCCTCTTTGTTTCAAAACTCAAAATCCAAAAGAGGTAATTGAGCTTATTTTATTGCTTGAAAATTCCTTCTCTGCTGTAAACCTTGAAGATATTTGTGCTCCAAATTGTTTTGAAGTGGAAAATACTTTAATCGAAAAAGCTAATATTCCAATTTTTCACGACGACCAGCACGGAACTGCAATTGTTGTCCTTGCTGCTTTATTAAACGCCGTTAGCGTAGCAAATAAAAAAATCGACGAAATAAAAATAGCATTTTCCGGAGCAGGAGCTGCGGCAATAGCCGTCACAAAACTACTGCTTGCAGCAGGTGTAAAAGACATAACCCTTTGCGATATCAACGGGGCAATCTACAAAGGACGGAAAGAAAATAATTCTTCTCTTGAAGAAATAGCAGAAGTAACAAATAAATCTAACATTAATGGTACGCTTAAAGATGTAATCAAAAACGCAGATGTTTTTATAGGGCTCTCTGCTCCTGATTTAGTCACAAAAGAAATGATTAAATCAATGGCAAAAAAGCCTATCATCTTTGCTTTAGCTAATCCGACTCCTGAGATATTGCCCTCAAAAGCACTTGAATATGGAGCCTTTATAGCAGCCTCCGGAAGAAGCGATTTCCCAAACCAAGTAAACAATTCCCTAGCATTTCCCGGTTTGTTTAAAGGTGTTTTAGATAATAATGTAATCAAAATAACCACAGAAATGAAGCTCAATTGTTCATTTGCTATAGCATCTTTAATCAAAGATAGCGAGCTTTCTCAGGAATACATTATTCCAGATGCTTTAGACCCACAAGTTGCCAAAATTGTTGCTGAAAATATTTGTGTTCAATAA
- a CDS encoding flagellar motor protein MotB: MGRKKPPEEHENLERWLVSYGDFITLLFATFVVLYALSQTDAGQFEKLGASLEGAFNPSIIEGSSGMMDGQGESPIDSKSADSIMESLLLEYISPKYEQTSFEKIEEEIQKLINKKELSGVEAKIDDRGLIITLSEKALLFQPGSATINPEAKVKLDKIGAIIGQKFILHLIRVEGHTDSDPLTSDDKYPSNWELSAARASSIIRYLILRFNYKPELFTAVGFADTRPKVPNTSAANKVKNRRVDIVVLRNKFKTVENSQDSIIKMDKSSQRKMKEQQLKTVNSVLGLSDAAKQLTSDEADDKNVIILDTEKQ, from the coding sequence ATGGGAAGAAAAAAACCACCTGAAGAACATGAAAACTTAGAACGCTGGCTCGTTTCATACGGCGACTTCATTACACTTCTTTTTGCTACTTTTGTTGTCTTATACGCATTATCCCAAACAGATGCCGGACAATTCGAAAAGCTAGGTGCCTCTCTTGAAGGTGCCTTCAACCCTTCAATCATTGAAGGCTCTTCGGGTATGATGGACGGTCAAGGCGAATCTCCTATTGATTCGAAATCAGCAGACTCCATAATGGAATCTCTTTTACTGGAATATATTAGCCCAAAATATGAACAAACATCTTTTGAAAAAATTGAAGAAGAAATCCAAAAGCTTATAAACAAAAAAGAATTATCAGGCGTTGAAGCAAAGATTGATGACAGAGGACTTATTATAACCTTATCTGAAAAAGCTCTTCTTTTCCAACCAGGTTCTGCAACAATAAACCCCGAAGCGAAAGTAAAACTAGATAAAATAGGTGCAATAATCGGACAAAAATTCATCTTGCACTTGATAAGAGTGGAAGGCCACACTGACAGTGACCCATTAACTTCTGATGACAAATACCCTTCTAATTGGGAATTGTCTGCAGCAAGAGCCAGCTCTATTATTCGCTATCTAATATTAAGATTTAACTATAAACCAGAATTATTTACAGCTGTAGGATTTGCAGACACAAGACCAAAAGTTCCTAATACAAGTGCAGCAAACAAAGTAAAAAACCGAAGGGTCGACATTGTTGTTTTGAGAAATAAATTCAAAACCGTTGAAAACTCTCAAGACTCTATTATTAAAATGGACAAATCTTCTCAACGTAAAATGAAAGAACAACAACTCAAAACAGTAAACAGCGTTTTGGGTCTTAGCGATGCGGCAAAACAATTAACCAGCGATGAAGCCGATGATAAAAATGTCATCATACTTGATACAGAAAAACAATAA
- a CDS encoding HU family DNA-binding protein produces the protein MNKEELVQEVSKKAKVTQKDAAEVINAFMDTVEKTLAKGKKVTLVGFGTFEPRKRAARTGRNPQTGAQIKIAAKVAPIFTAGKKFKETVNA, from the coding sequence ATGAACAAAGAAGAATTAGTACAAGAAGTATCAAAAAAAGCTAAAGTTACTCAAAAAGATGCAGCTGAAGTTATCAATGCATTTATGGATACAGTAGAAAAAACATTGGCTAAAGGTAAAAAAGTTACTTTAGTTGGTTTCGGTACATTTGAACCAAGAAAAAGAGCTGCAAGAACTGGTCGTAATCCTCAAACCGGTGCTCAAATTAAAATTGCTGCTAAAGTTGCTCCTATCTTTACTGCAGGAAAGAAATTTAAAGAAACAGTTAACGCATAG
- a CDS encoding fused MFS/spermidine synthase, with protein sequence MSNEYNVIIPEALAILEPNEELLEKINSKTFKDKILFETDSDFHQIKVIENEIGRFLHYKDTYQAGFIDTSFYKGNLPYINYFLIPYFMNPDIKKILLIGMGTGKIVNDFEIMFDKLKKIDVVDIEENILPIAKEYFDFKESKLFNFHLQDGRIFLRNTKTKYDLIVVDVANNDGIDARFFEDSYFDEIKNALSPKGIFVSNLCASAQLEHPKNYFFKALKEKFNSTFPYFSVYKGNYSDEVYYKSFFNIDKRVIDITNIITIAANSDYCFTPSKKQIEKFKLINIDMTKYLSDKV encoded by the coding sequence ATGAGCAACGAATATAATGTAATAATTCCTGAAGCACTTGCAATCTTAGAGCCGAATGAGGAGCTTCTTGAAAAAATAAATTCAAAAACATTTAAGGACAAAATCCTTTTTGAGACAGACTCCGATTTTCATCAAATTAAAGTAATCGAAAATGAAATCGGTCGTTTTTTGCACTACAAAGATACTTATCAAGCAGGTTTTATTGATACTTCTTTTTATAAAGGAAATCTGCCTTATATTAATTATTTTCTTATCCCGTATTTCATGAACCCTGATATCAAGAAAATACTCCTTATCGGTATGGGAACAGGAAAAATCGTCAACGACTTTGAAATAATGTTTGATAAACTCAAAAAAATTGACGTTGTTGATATTGAAGAAAATATTTTGCCTATCGCAAAAGAATATTTTGATTTCAAAGAATCGAAACTTTTTAATTTTCACCTCCAAGACGGACGGATATTTTTACGCAACACAAAAACGAAATACGACCTGATTGTGGTAGATGTCGCAAACAATGACGGAATAGATGCGAGGTTTTTTGAAGACAGTTATTTTGATGAGATAAAAAATGCACTTTCTCCAAAAGGAATTTTCGTCTCCAACTTATGTGCCAGTGCCCAACTTGAACATCCTAAAAACTATTTCTTTAAGGCACTGAAAGAAAAGTTCAACTCGACTTTTCCATATTTTTCTGTCTACAAAGGCAATTATTCTGACGAAGTATATTACAAGAGCTTCTTCAATATTGACAAAAGAGTTATCGACATAACAAACATAATAACTATAGCCGCAAACTCCGATTATTGTTTCACGCCTTCAAAAAAACAAATAGAAAAATTCAAACTTATAAACATCGACATGACGAAATATCTTTCCGACAAGGTCTGA
- a CDS encoding flagellar motor protein: MDFSSVIGLIGGIGLILMGQALEGGKVTDLLQVTAAMIVFGGTFGAVVVSFPVETLKNGVLLLKDVFFQCKVDFDEVIAEILKFAQKARKEGIIALEKEAKNASDPILKLGLEAVSDGADPTLVKEMMENQLGQLEEKINTGAKVWESAGGYAPTFGIIGAVMGLIQVMQNLSDPSKLGAGIAVAFVATIYGLFAANLVFIPSGTKIKSKYAKVFLKKEIIIEGVLAIQAGESPALIERKLQTFLLSDDKEGKEDK; the protein is encoded by the coding sequence ATGGATTTTTCCTCAGTTATAGGTTTAATAGGCGGCATAGGCTTGATACTCATGGGGCAAGCTTTAGAAGGCGGAAAAGTTACTGACCTTCTACAAGTTACAGCTGCTATGATTGTATTCGGCGGAACTTTTGGTGCCGTAGTTGTCAGCTTCCCTGTTGAGACTTTAAAAAATGGTGTATTGTTACTCAAAGATGTATTCTTCCAATGCAAAGTCGATTTTGACGAAGTTATTGCCGAAATTTTAAAATTCGCACAAAAAGCAAGAAAAGAAGGCATCATAGCTCTTGAAAAAGAAGCAAAAAACGCATCTGACCCCATTCTTAAACTTGGCTTAGAAGCAGTAAGTGACGGTGCTGACCCTACATTAGTTAAAGAAATGATGGAAAATCAACTCGGGCAGCTTGAAGAAAAAATAAACACTGGTGCTAAAGTCTGGGAATCAGCCGGAGGCTATGCACCGACTTTCGGTATCATCGGTGCCGTAATGGGGTTAATTCAAGTCATGCAAAATCTATCTGACCCCTCTAAATTAGGTGCCGGCATTGCAGTTGCTTTCGTTGCAACTATTTATGGTTTGTTTGCGGCTAACTTGGTTTTCATTCCATCCGGTACGAAAATTAAATCAAAATATGCAAAAGTTTTCTTGAAAAAAGAAATAATTATAGAAGGAGTCTTGGCTATTCAGGCAGGTGAAAGCCCTGCTTTGATTGAACGAAAACTACAAACTTTCTTATTATCTGATGATAAAGAAGGAAAAGAAGATAAATAA
- a CDS encoding OmpH family outer membrane protein, which yields MKNLKLAVTALALLFFTNLAANADTIAYANFKKIESEYAYAKDSYKQIDNKVLELQQYVIDKDKQFKAIDSPIQKKNFEEKIQKEYKDKEDTVLKMKMQKEDEIYQNIMAATKAVAAIKKYDVVLDYRVVFTGGIDISNDIIQYLNSAPRK from the coding sequence ATGAAAAATTTAAAACTCGCAGTTACAGCTTTAGCATTGTTGTTCTTTACTAATTTGGCTGCTAATGCTGATACTATTGCTTATGCAAACTTTAAAAAAATCGAATCAGAATATGCTTACGCAAAAGATTCTTATAAACAGATTGATAATAAGGTTCTTGAGCTTCAACAATATGTTATAGACAAAGATAAACAGTTCAAGGCTATTGATTCACCTATTCAAAAGAAAAATTTTGAAGAAAAAATCCAAAAAGAGTATAAAGACAAAGAAGATACTGTTTTGAAGATGAAAATGCAAAAAGAAGATGAAATATATCAAAACATTATGGCTGCTACAAAAGCAGTTGCCGCAATTAAAAAATATGATGTCGTTCTTGATTATAGAGTTGTCTTTACAGGCGGCATAGATATTTCTAATGACATTATACAATATCTGAATTCTGCACCAAGAAAATAG
- the plsY gene encoding glycerol-3-phosphate 1-O-acyltransferase PlsY: MIIDAISQKMLIELGVIAFVSYIIGSVPTGYLVVKLIKNEDIRNIGSGSTGATNVKRVLGKEWFFAVMLLDAFKGFLPVFVAANVSYAFYEWGIPAVVAAIFVLLGHSKSVFLKFTGGKCVASGVGTIIALCWPVGLITAAIWGVITYFSKYVSLGSIIALTCTPILMTLFKQPPFYVSYCAIGAAYVIYLHRENVKRLFDGTESKVR, translated from the coding sequence ATGATAATAGATGCAATTTCACAAAAAATGTTAATTGAATTGGGGGTAATCGCTTTTGTATCCTATATTATCGGCTCAGTTCCAACGGGATATCTCGTTGTTAAATTAATCAAAAATGAAGATATTAGAAATATCGGAAGCGGTTCAACAGGAGCTACCAACGTAAAAAGAGTATTGGGCAAAGAATGGTTCTTTGCTGTAATGCTTTTAGACGCCTTTAAAGGCTTTTTACCCGTTTTCGTTGCGGCAAATGTTTCTTATGCTTTCTACGAGTGGGGAATTCCCGCTGTAGTTGCTGCCATTTTCGTTTTGCTTGGACACAGCAAATCTGTATTCCTAAAATTCACGGGTGGCAAATGTGTTGCCTCTGGTGTCGGAACTATAATCGCTCTTTGCTGGCCCGTAGGACTCATAACGGCAGCCATTTGGGGCGTAATCACTTATTTCTCAAAATATGTATCGCTAGGCTCAATAATAGCTCTAACTTGCACCCCTATTTTGATGACTTTATTTAAACAACCTCCTTTCTACGTATCATATTGTGCAATCGGAGCTGCATACGTAATATACTTACACAGAGAAAATGTCAAAAGATTGTTTGACGGCACAGAAAGCAAAGTAAGATAA
- a CDS encoding thymidine phosphorylase, with the protein MKIVDLIEKKKKGLSLSEKEIKFFIDGIMNNTIEDYQTSALLMAIYFKGMDLDETTYLTKYMVESGEILDLSDISNNIIDKHSTGGVGDKITVMFLPLVAAAGIHSAKLSGRGLGHTGGTIDKLDSIPGFKTNLDIDDFKKKVKEVGAAIASQTLSLAPADGKLYALRDVTSTVDIIPLIASSVVSKKIASGANHIILDVKYGSGAFIKTPEEAEKLSTIMVEVGKRLGRNICAVISSMNQPLGRAVGNAIEIKEVIEFLKGNMSEDLEELTFELAGVSFVKTGMFKEIHEGKAYLEELIKSGKALEKLKEIIVSQYGNPDVINDYSLLPQAKYTYELKAENSGFVKNIDALSIAKASKALGAGREKKTDSIDYAVGVYLDKKYGEEVKKGETYATIYANNEALIPDSEALIKEAFAFTAEKPPKQSLVYKIIN; encoded by the coding sequence ATGAAAATAGTTGATTTAATTGAAAAAAAGAAAAAAGGTCTGTCACTTTCCGAAAAAGAAATTAAGTTCTTTATCGATGGAATTATGAATAATACCATTGAAGATTATCAAACAAGTGCGTTGTTGATGGCTATATATTTTAAGGGAATGGATTTGGATGAAACCACATATTTGACTAAATATATGGTTGAGTCAGGTGAAATTCTTGACTTGTCTGATATTTCTAACAATATTATCGATAAACATTCAACAGGCGGCGTTGGTGACAAAATTACGGTTATGTTCTTGCCTTTAGTGGCTGCAGCGGGTATTCATTCTGCTAAGTTGTCAGGGCGTGGTTTGGGACATACTGGCGGAACCATTGACAAATTGGATTCAATTCCGGGCTTTAAAACAAATTTAGATATCGATGATTTTAAGAAAAAAGTCAAAGAGGTTGGGGCGGCTATTGCTTCTCAAACCTTATCCTTAGCTCCTGCTGACGGCAAATTGTATGCATTGAGAGATGTTACATCAACCGTTGATATTATTCCTTTGATTGCATCTTCTGTTGTGTCTAAAAAAATTGCATCAGGTGCAAATCATATTATTTTAGATGTTAAATACGGCTCAGGTGCATTTATTAAAACTCCCGAAGAAGCGGAAAAACTTTCTACGATAATGGTGGAGGTCGGTAAGCGTTTAGGGAGAAATATTTGTGCTGTTATAAGTTCGATGAATCAACCTTTGGGGCGTGCTGTCGGTAACGCAATTGAAATTAAAGAAGTAATTGAGTTCTTAAAAGGTAATATGTCTGAAGACTTGGAAGAATTAACCTTCGAGCTTGCTGGTGTAAGCTTTGTTAAAACAGGCATGTTCAAGGAAATTCATGAAGGAAAAGCTTATCTTGAAGAGTTGATTAAAAGCGGAAAGGCTTTAGAAAAGTTAAAAGAAATCATTGTTTCTCAATATGGAAATCCTGATGTAATCAACGATTACAGCTTGCTTCCTCAGGCGAAATATACGTATGAGCTTAAGGCTGAAAATTCAGGATTTGTTAAAAATATTGATGCTCTTTCTATTGCAAAAGCCTCTAAGGCATTAGGTGCAGGCAGAGAAAAGAAAACAGATTCTATAGATTATGCTGTAGGTGTTTATTTGGATAAAAAATATGGCGAAGAAGTGAAAAAAGGTGAAACTTATGCCACTATATATGCCAATAATGAAGCTTTGATACCTGATTCAGAAGCTTTGATAAAGGAAGCTTTTGCGTTTACTGCTGAAAAACCACCGAAGCAAAGTTTGGTTTATAAAATTATTAACTAA